From a single Carassius carassius chromosome 8, fCarCar2.1, whole genome shotgun sequence genomic region:
- the krit1 gene encoding krev interaction trapped protein 1, protein MGNQELEEVFVAVIRPKNTASLNSKEYRAKAYEILLIEVPLEGKEKKRKKVLLGTKIQSDSDRTKSILEYVDETTKPISNNQGIIGKRVVHMRKFQLDGDSEGKEASLFIVPINVKDNSKSVYQPGSPSFYCLQDIMRVCSETSAHFSSTTSKMLLALDKWLAELHTVPHAIPALFRPAPVDRVKTTVSNPAYAVESKQTDSLLHMGYTALEIKSKMMSLEKADLCIENPLYGSDLQYTNRVDKVIINPYFGLGAPDYSKIQIPKRDKWQQHSMSSVTEDKEHQWVDDFPLHRSACEGDTELLSKLLDSGLSVKQLDSDHWAPIHYACWHGKVEATKLLLEKGNCNPNLLNGQLSSPLHFAAIGGHAEIVQLLLQHPEIDRHIEDQQKRSPLQVCEESKQNNWEETVKLLQQANNKPYEKVRIYRMDGSYRTVELKHGNNTTVQQIMEGMRLSQETQQYFTIWICSENLTLQLKPYHKPLQHLGIWSEIVTDLTALDPQRETPQLFLRRDVRLPLEIEKKVEDPKTILMLFDEARHCLLKGFLSASDSKLITLASLLLQIIYGNYDSKKHKQGFLNEENLRSIVPISKVKSKAHHWTNRILHEYKSLSTSEGVSKEMHHLQRLFLQNCWDISTYGAAFFTGQVFTKASSSTHKVIRVYVGVNTKGLHLMNMETKVLHLSLEYGTFMWQLGQADQYVQIHSLENKKNFIVHTKQAGLIVKLLMKLSGQITPNDRAALDKYAYG, encoded by the exons ATGGGAAATCAAGAGTTAGAGGAAGTGTTTGTAGCTGTTATACGACCAAAGAACACAGCCAGTCTCAACTCCAAAGAGTACCGAGCTAAAGCCTATGAG ATTTTACTAATTGAAGTTCCACTAGAGGGAAAAGAGAAAAAACGGAAAAAGGTACTGCTTGGGACCAAGATTCAGTCCGACAGTGACCGGACGAAGTCAATTCTAGAGTATGTAGATGAAACCACAAAGCCCATATCCAATAACCAGGGCATAATAG GGAAACGTGTTGTGCACATGAGGAAGTTCCAGTTAGATGGTGACAGCGAAGGGAAGGAAGCCTCCTTATTTATTGTGCCAATCAATGTCAAAG ACAACAGCAAGTCTGTTTATCAACCTGGGAGCCCCAGTTTCTACTGCCTTCAGGACATTATGCGTGTGTGTAGTGAAACCAGTGCCCATTTTTCCTCCACCACCTCAAAGATGCTTCTCGCTCTGGACAA GTGGTTAGCAGAGCTGCACACTGTGCCTCATGCAATTCCTGCTCTTTTCCGGCCGGCTCCGGTAGACCGTGTGAAAACTACTGTGAGTAACCCAGCCTATGCAGTGGAAAGCAAGCAAACTGACAGCCTGCTCCACATGGGCTATACGGCTCTGGAAATCAAGAGCAAGATGATGTCCCTGGAGAAAGCAGACCTGTGCATTGAGAACCCGCTCTATGGGTCAGATCTGCAGTACACTAACAGA GTGGACAAAGTCATCATCAACCCTTACTTTGGCTTGGGAGCACCAGATTATTCCAAAATCCAGATTCCAAAGAGAGACAAATGGCAGCAGCACAGTATGAGCAGCGTCACAGAAGACAA AGAGCACCAGTGGGTGGATGATTTTCCTCTGCACCGCAGTGCCTGTGAAGGAGACACTGAGCTTCTGTCCAAACTGCTGGACAGTGGTTTATCAGTTAAACAGCTGGACAGCGATCACTGGGCACCCATTCATTATGCATGCTG GCATGGAAAGGTTGAGGCCACCAAGCTTCTGTTGGAGAAAGGGAACTGTAACCCCAATCTGCTGAACGGCCAACTGAGCTCTCCTTTACACTTTGCAGCCATTGGTGGTCATGCAGAAATCGTACAGCTCCTTCTGCAGCACCCCGAGATAGACAGG cacATTGAGGACCAACAGAAACGATCCCCTCTTCAAGTATGTGAAGAGAGCAAACAGAACAACTGGGAGGAGACGGTGAAACTCCTTCAGCAAGCCAACAATAAACCA TATGAGAAGGTGAGAATTTATCGCATGGATGGATCGTATAGAACCGTGGAACTAAAACATGGGAACAACACAACAGTGCAGCAGATCATGGAGGGCATGAGACTGTCGCAGGAGACACAACAGTACTTCACCATCTGGATCTGCTCAGAGAACCTCA CTCTACAGCTGAAGCCATACCATAAGCCCTTGCAGCACTTAGGAATCTGGAGCGAGATAGTGACTGATCTCACCGCTCTGGATCCCCAAAGGGAAACTCCACAGCTCTTCCTGCGCAGAGATGTCCGGCTACCcttagaaatagaaaaaaag GTTGAAGATCCAAAGACCATCCTCATGCTGTTTGATGAAGCTCGTCACTGCCTCCTCAAAGGCTTCCTATCAGCATCAGACAGCAAGTTAATTACACTCGCCAGCCTCCTCCTGCAGATCATTTACGGAAACTATGACAGCAAGAAGCACAAACAGGGCTTTTTGAA CGAGGAAAACCTCAGATCCATAGTTCCAATTTCAAAAGTCAAGAGCAAAGCACATCACTGGACTAACAGGATACTTCACGAGTACAAG AGTTTGAGCACCAGTGAGGGTGTGAGTAAAGAGATGCACCACCTCCAGAGACTCTTTCTGCAGAACTGCTGGGATATTTCCACCTATGGGGCAGCTTTCTTCACAGGACAGGTGTTCACCAAGGCCAGCTCCAGTACCCACAAGGTCATTCGAGTGTATGTGGGGGTGAACACCAAAGGCCTGCATCTAATGAACATGGAGACAAAA GTTCTTCATCTCAGTTTGGAGTATGGGACATTTATGTGGCAGCTGGGTCAGGCTGACCAATATGTCCAAATACACAGTCTAGAGAACAAGAAGAACTTCATTGTGCACACCAAACAG GCTGGCCTTATCGTCAAGCTGCTGATGAAGTTGAGTGGACAGATCACACCAAACGACAGAGCTGCATTAGATAAATATGCTTACGGTTAA
- the nup153 gene encoding nuclear pore complex protein Nup153 isoform X1 → MAATGGGKIRSRRYHIASKPYAKGKQQPGLISRVTDTVKSIVPSWLQKYFKNGEVQEGDTGTVGVDRNNVAPPPNGNEEVTPLPDGRDSPEPSTSNTEPSTSKASLNFPEALSRPPLNRTHLHVPSLDGSPALGGTSSHFCQPSTSTAPFSGSPFAVTSNFSLVKEIKDSSSQHEDDNISTTSGFSSRASDKDVPMSKTVPLLWSPETERTHSGSQTTHSGLKKPAFNLSVFGTSSSSVLNSSVLNSSQLGDSPFYPGKTTYGGAAAMRSARSRPATPYQPPVRRQIKAKPAGAQPCGVTSATARRILQSLERMSSPLADAKRIPSTVSSPLSASLNHTDLDISNFQAKRKRLEPSVPPVQKLVVPAAAAVSGNRSMSFRPSLTPGGVNRGVEKSNKETPVRQSPPISDRAQAPSPSTSSLSYPLSSTPVTNSAVSGGGKMKRERAIRPSSKRPDDEVAEEPDLPPASLPSNFTLPTFNFSSPPPPSSLTPSTTPLIIVSEELAANKESAAPSTPPSVPFTFSSPIVKATAASPPSFSPSSGFTFSAPTMKTGPSYSSGKIVPTVAPVKSVASEEKEFEGPFKPAKVLKQGSVLDILKGPGFASPAQNSIDKPLLSASTSSAPLGFGDKFRPPAGSWTCGTCLLQNKSSDKKCVACLAPQPNTDSSSKPDSKSTGAPASISSLFAPPAGSWDCDTCLVRNKSDVVKCVACDTAKPGTGVKSSLTLPALSESSSTLSSTSSTTTTTGLLGFGDKFKKPEGSWDCDVCMVQNKAQDVKCVACQSSKPGAVATAVLTPASAPASTAGFGDKFKKPEGSWECEVCSVQNKAEDQQCVACTSAKPGAKIESKGFSSSFGVQSNSTDSSSSGFKFGTGSTDLTSAGLKFGGTFSDTTSTTGGFTFGFGSSNSTSKSEGFKFGGFSSDAASSGVKLGSSSSDSTATKESVSKPFTFGSSMDDSLEKKTKSQDSSAGFKFGGSNGINFSSQASGAENSFLFGAKPSEKGSSNSSFSFSVPQSKAEKDDAPAPSETVSITTTTTAANVIPIFGKSLVAESSATKFGEESTKEQTLVTSTFTFGKTEEKKDTSAPSTGFLFGASKKTDKPATTLGFSFGEPDPTKDFPKPTLTFGKPAESAEPPKPSFSFGQSMTDTSAPKPTFGFMGNSSSTPASSSSTPSLFSTPITSSLAPTPAPSSTFVFGQNTSSEQTMAKTFVFGQQPQDSQPAPPAAPPAAPAPAQPFQFGSGTNSSSPAFTFGAAASSTSASNAPAPPANPSPFVFNSATPSSGFGSGQTPIFGQSASQPSVPAFASAAPSFSATASPASTFGATPSSAPVFGQQANPAPTFGSTASSTGQGGFQFGSTGGFGASGSNNSVFAFGAGSAAPATLAASPAMPALNPPSGGGFSFGQAPAFNIGSGKSPFTATPSGQTSIAGRKIKTAVRRRK, encoded by the exons CAGCCTGGCCTGATCAGTCGAGTGACTGATACAGTGAAGAGCATAGTCCCCTCCTGGCTgcagaaatatttcaaaaatggAGAAGTTCAAGAGGGTGATACCGGCACAGTCGGGGTGGACCGGAATAATGTGGCTCCTCCCCCCAACGGCAATGAGGAAGTCACCCCACTCCCAGATGGACGAGATTCTCCAGAGCCGAGCACAAGTAACACGG AACCATCTACAAGCAAAGCGTCGCTGAACTTCCCGGAAGCTCTGTCGAGACCCCCGCTCAATCGGACCCACCTGCACGTCCCCTCCCTGGATGGTTCCCCTGCGTTAGGCGGCACAAGCTCCCACTTCTGTCAGCCCTCCACGTCCACAGCACCCTTCTCAGGGAGTCCTTTTGCTGTAACCTCCAACTTCTCCCTGGTAAAAGAGATTAAGGACTCCAGCTCTCAGCATGAGGATGACAACATCTCGACTACCAGTGGCTTTTCATCACGTGCATCTGATAAAG ATGTTCCCATGTCAAAGACTGTGCCGCTCCTCTGGTCCCCAGAGACAGAACGCACACATTCTGGATCGCAGACAACCCACTCTGGGCTCAAGAAACCAGCCTTCAACCTGTCAGTCTTTGGCACTTCTTCATCA TCAGTGTTGAACAGTTCAGTATTGAACTCTAGTCAGTTGGGGGATTCACCCTTCTACCCGGGGAAGACCACGTATGGAGGAGCTGCTGCGATGAGATCGGCTCGTTCACGCCCGGCTACACCTTACCAG CCTCCTGTTAGAAGACAGATAAAGGCAAAGCCAGCTGGAGCTCAGCCCTGTGGAGTTACCAGTGCCACAGCGAGACGCATCCTACAGTCCCTGGAGCGCATGTCCAGTCCTCTTGCT GATGCAAAAAGAATTCCGTCGACGGTTTCATCACCTCTGTCCGCT tcactGAATCACACAGACCTTGACATTTCAAATTTCCAGGCAAAGAGGAAACGG TTGGAGCCATCAGTCCCTCCTGTGCAGAAGCTGGTGGTCCCTGCAGCTGCTGCAGTGTCTGGTAACCGCTCAATGTCCTTCAGACCATCACTTACTCCAGGTGGAGTGAACAGAGGAGTGGAGAAAAGCAACAAGGAGACT CCGGTCAGACAATCCCCTCCAATTTCAGATCGTGCCCAGGCTCCCTCTCCCAG CACAAGCAGTTTGTCCTACCCCCTGTCCAGCACCCCAGTGACCAACAGTGCTGTTTCAGGAGGGGGCAAAATGAAGAGGGAAAGGGCCATTAGACCTTCATCCAAAagacctgacgatgag GTTGCCGAGGAACCAGATCTGCCTCCTGCCTCTCTTCCCAGCAATTTCACTTTGCCAACATTTAATTTCTCCTCTCCTCCCCCACCCTCTTCACTCACCCCAAGCACAACACCACTTATAATTGTCTCAGAGGAACTGGCAGCAAATAAG gAGTCAGCAGCACCATCCACACCACCATCGGTTCCCTTCACGTTCTCTTCGCCTATCGTCAAGGCAACAGCTGCTAGTCCTCCATCTTTCTCTCCATCA TCTGGATTCACCTTCAGTGCGCCTACTATGAAAACAGGCCCCTCTTACTCCAGTGGGAAAATTGTTCCAACAGTAGCACCAG TCAAATCAGTGGCCAGTGAAGAAAAGGAGTTTGAAGGACCCTTCAAACCAGCGAAAGTCTTAAAACAGGGCAGTGTATTGGACATACTTAAAGGACCTG gATTTGCGTCTCCTGCTCAGAACTCCATTGATAAGCCTTTACTGTCTGCATCAACATCCTCTGCTCCTCTTGGTTTTGGTGATAAGTTTAGGCCACCTGCAGGGTCATGGACCTGTGGCACTTGCCTATTGCAAAACAAGTCCTCAGACAAAAAGTGTGTGGCTTGTCTTGCTCCACAACCCAACACAGACTCTTCCTCTAAACCGGACAGTAAATCCACAGGAGCTCCTGCAAGCATCAGTTCCCTCTTTGCTCCTCCAGCTGGTAGCTGGGACTGTGACACATGTTTAGTAAGGAACAAATCAGATGTAGTTAAATGTGTAGCTTGTGACACGGCCAAACCTGGGACTGGAGTAAAATCCAGCCTGACTCTACCAGCTCTTTCTGAGTCCTCATCCACCCTCTCTTCCACCTCTTCTACAACCACCACAACTGGACTGTTAGGATTTGGGGACAAATTTAAAAAGCCAGAAGGGTCTTGGGATTGTGATGTGTGCATGGTTCAAAACAAGGCACAGGATGTGAAATGTGTAGCTTGTCAGAGCTCTAAACCAG GAGCTGTAGCCACGGCTGTCTTGACTCCAGCCTCTGCACCTGCAAGCACTGCAGGATTTGGGGACAAGTTCAAGAAACCTGAGGGGAGCTGGGAGTGTGAGGTGTGCTCTGTTCAGAATAAGGCAGAGGACCAGCAGTGTGTGGCCTGCACGTCAGCAAAACCGGGAGCTAAAATAGAGTCCAAAG GTTTCAGTTCATCATTTGGCGTTCAGTCCAACAGTACAGACTCAAGTTCATCCGGTTTTAAGTTTGGTACAGGCTCTACGGATTTGACCTCTGCTGGCCTGAAGTTTGGAGGCACTTTCTCAGATACTACTTCCACCACGGGAGGGTTTACATTTGGATTTGGGTCCTCCAACTCAACCTCCAAATCAGAGGGCTTCAAATTTGGAGGCTTCTCCTCGGATGCAGCTTCTAGTGGGGTAAAACTTGGTAGTTCCTCATCAGATTCCACAGCAACAAAAGAGAGCGTGTCAAAGCCCTTTACATTTGGTTCATCCATGGATGACTCGCTTGAAAAAAAGACTAAATCTCAGGATTCTAGTGCAGGATTTAAATTTGGTGGCAGTAATGGAATCAATTTCAGCTCTCAAGCTTCTGGCGCAGAAAACTCATTTTTATTTGGAGCTAAACCCAGTGAGAAAGGAAGCTCAAATTCATCTTTTAGTTTCTCTGTGCCGCAGTCCAAAGCTGAGAAAGATGATGCTCCTGCTCCCTCAGAAACTGTTTCAATCACCACCACAACAACGGCAGCAAACGTCATTCCTATTTTTGGCAAGTCTTTAGTAGCTGAATCTTCTGCAACAAAGTTTGGGGAAGAATCGACGAAAGAGCAAACGCTGGTGACGTCCACCTTTACCTTTGGaaaaacagaagagaaaaagGACACCTCTGCACCCTCCACTGGGTTCTTATTTGGTGCTTCCAAGAAAACTGACAAACCGGCAACAACCTTGGGCTTCTCTTTCGGTGAGCCGGACCCTACAAAGGATTTTCCCAAGCCTACGCTCACATTTGGGAAACCTGCTGAGTCAGCAGAACCTCCAAAACCATCGTTTAGTTTTGGACAAAGTATGACAG ACACATCTGCTCCAAAGCCCACTTTTGGCTTTATGGGCAACTCCTCAAGTACCCCAGCTTCCTCCAGCTCCACCCCCAGCCTTTTCAGCACTCCCATTACCTCTTCCCTGGCTCCCACACCTGCTCCCTCAAGTACCTTTGTATTTGGCCAGAATACCTCCTCTGAACAAACCATGGCAAAGACTTTTGTGTTTGGACAGCAGCCGCAGGATAGCCAGCCGGCACCTCCCGCTGCACCCCCTGCTGCACCTGCCCCAGCACAACCTTTTCAGTTTGGCTCGGGCACAAACTCCTCCTCCCCTGCTTTTACTTTTGGTGCTGCTGCGTCCTCCACCTCAGCCTCTAACG ctccagctccacctgccaACCCTTCTCCATTTGTCTTCAATTCTGCCACACCTTCATCTGGCTTTGGCTCTGGACAGACCCCCATCTTTGGACAAAGCGCATCTCAACCCAGTGTTCCTGCATTTGCGTCAGCAGCACCTTCATTCTCTGCAACTGCTTCCCCAGCTTCTACTTTCGGAGCTACACCCAGTTCTGCTCCTGTATTCGGTCAGCAAGCCAACCCTGCACCTACGTTTGGATCTACTGCTTCCTCCACAGGCCAAG GAGGTTTCCAGTTTGGAAGCACTGGTGGATTTGGAGCATCAGGGAGCAACAATAGTGTGTTTGCCTTTGGAGCCGGATCAGCAGCTCCAGCAACTCTTGCCGCCAGCCCTGCCATGCCTGCTTTAAATCCTCCCTCTGGTGGGGGCTTCAGCTTTGGTCAGGCCCCTGCTTTTAACATTGG GTCAGGAAAGAGTCCTTTCACTGCAACACCATCTGGGCAGACTTCAATCGCTGGACGCAAAATCAAAACTGCTGTTCGACGCAGGAAGTAA
- the si:ch211-153f2.3 gene encoding uncharacterized protein si:ch211-153f2.3, translating to MNSDTQYEDSVSIMVLENIKNKLLHAFRTSAEPRTSAETAVHPIGKSLQVNEELRRAKIDGAITWLRSELLEMRSQDRQLAQTLLGLNKEIQRLRRENGSLLLDADSTEHL from the exons ATGAACTCCGACACTCAGTATGAGGATTCTGTGTCCATCATGGTTCTGGAGAACATCAAGAACAAGCTGTTACATGCTTTCAGAACATCAGCCGAACCGAGAACCTCTGCCGAGACAGCTGTTCATCCAATCGGAAAGAGTTTGCAAGTAAACGAAGAGCTCCGGAGAGCCAAAATAGACGGAGCCATAACTTGGTTAAGATCAGAACTG CTGGAGATGCGCTCTCAGGACCGTCAGCTGGCTCAGACTCTGCTGGGACTCAATAAAGAGATTCAGAGGCTCAGACGGGAGAACGGATCTCTGCTCCTGGACGCTGACAGCACTGAGCACCTGTGA
- the nup153 gene encoding nuclear pore complex protein Nup153 isoform X2: MAATGGGKIRSRRYHIASKPYAKGKQQPGLISRVTDTVKSIVPSWLQKYFKNGEVQEGDTGTVGVDRNNVAPPPNGNEEVTPLPDGRDSPEPSTSNTEPSTSKASLNFPEALSRPPLNRTHLHVPSLDGSPALGGTSSHFCQPSTSTAPFSGSPFAVTSNFSLVKEIKDSSSQHEDDNISTTSGFSSRASDKDVPMSKTVPLLWSPETERTHSGSQTTHSGLKKPAFNLSVFGTSSSSVLNSSVLNSSQLGDSPFYPGKTTYGGAAAMRSARSRPATPYQPPVRRQIKAKPAGAQPCGVTSATARRILQSLERMSSPLADAKRIPSTVSSPLSASLNHTDLDISNFQAKRKRLEPSVPPVQKLVVPAAAAVSGNRSMSFRPSLTPGGVNRGVEKSNKETPVRQSPPISDRAQAPSPSTSSLSYPLSSTPVTNSAVSGGGKMKRERAIRPSSKRPDDEVAEEPDLPPASLPSNFTLPTFNFSSPPPPSSLTPSTTPLIIVSEELAANKESAAPSTPPSVPFTFSSPIVKATAASPPSFSPSSGFTFSAPTMKTGPSYSSGKIVPTVAPVKSVASEEKEFEGPFKPAKVLKQGSVLDILKGPGFASPAQNSIDKPLLSASTSSAPLGFGDKFRPPAGSWTCGTCLLQNKSSDKKCVACLAPQPNTDSSSKPDSKSTGAPASISSLFAPPAGSWDCDTCLVRNKSDVVKCVACDTAKPGTGVKSSLTLPALSESSSTLSSTSSTTTTTGLLGFGDKFKKPEGSWDCDVCMVQNKAQDVKCVACQSSKPGAVATAVLTPASAPASTAGFGDKFKKPEGSWECEVCSVQNKAEDQQCVACTSAKPGAKIESKGFSSSFGVQSNSTDSSSSGFKFGTGSTDLTSAGLKFGGTFSDTTSTTGGFTFGFGSSNSTSKSEGFKFGGFSSDAASSGVKLGSSSSDSTATKESVSKPFTFGSSMDDSLEKKTKSQDSSAGFKFGGSNGINFSSQASGAENSFLFGAKPSEKGSSNSSFSFSVPQSKAEKDDAPAPSETVSITTTTTAANVIPIFGKSLVAESSATKFGEESTKEQTLVTSTFTFGKTEEKKDTSAPSTGFLFGASKKTDKPATTLGFSFGEPDPTKDFPKPTLTFGKPAESAEPPKPSFSFGQSMTDTSAPKPTFGFMGNSSSTPASSSSTPSLFSTPITSSLAPTPAPSSTFVFGQNTSSEQTMAKTFVFGQQPQDSQPAPPAAPPAAPAPAQPFQFGSGTNSSSPAFTFGAAASSTSASNAPAPPANPSPFVFNSATPSSGFGSGQTPIFGQSASQPSVPAFASAAPSFSATASPASTFGATPSSAPVFGQQANPAPTFGSTASSTGQGGFQFGSTGGFGASGSNNSVFAFGAGSAAPATLAASPAMPALNPPSGGGFSFGQAPAFNIG, from the exons CAGCCTGGCCTGATCAGTCGAGTGACTGATACAGTGAAGAGCATAGTCCCCTCCTGGCTgcagaaatatttcaaaaatggAGAAGTTCAAGAGGGTGATACCGGCACAGTCGGGGTGGACCGGAATAATGTGGCTCCTCCCCCCAACGGCAATGAGGAAGTCACCCCACTCCCAGATGGACGAGATTCTCCAGAGCCGAGCACAAGTAACACGG AACCATCTACAAGCAAAGCGTCGCTGAACTTCCCGGAAGCTCTGTCGAGACCCCCGCTCAATCGGACCCACCTGCACGTCCCCTCCCTGGATGGTTCCCCTGCGTTAGGCGGCACAAGCTCCCACTTCTGTCAGCCCTCCACGTCCACAGCACCCTTCTCAGGGAGTCCTTTTGCTGTAACCTCCAACTTCTCCCTGGTAAAAGAGATTAAGGACTCCAGCTCTCAGCATGAGGATGACAACATCTCGACTACCAGTGGCTTTTCATCACGTGCATCTGATAAAG ATGTTCCCATGTCAAAGACTGTGCCGCTCCTCTGGTCCCCAGAGACAGAACGCACACATTCTGGATCGCAGACAACCCACTCTGGGCTCAAGAAACCAGCCTTCAACCTGTCAGTCTTTGGCACTTCTTCATCA TCAGTGTTGAACAGTTCAGTATTGAACTCTAGTCAGTTGGGGGATTCACCCTTCTACCCGGGGAAGACCACGTATGGAGGAGCTGCTGCGATGAGATCGGCTCGTTCACGCCCGGCTACACCTTACCAG CCTCCTGTTAGAAGACAGATAAAGGCAAAGCCAGCTGGAGCTCAGCCCTGTGGAGTTACCAGTGCCACAGCGAGACGCATCCTACAGTCCCTGGAGCGCATGTCCAGTCCTCTTGCT GATGCAAAAAGAATTCCGTCGACGGTTTCATCACCTCTGTCCGCT tcactGAATCACACAGACCTTGACATTTCAAATTTCCAGGCAAAGAGGAAACGG TTGGAGCCATCAGTCCCTCCTGTGCAGAAGCTGGTGGTCCCTGCAGCTGCTGCAGTGTCTGGTAACCGCTCAATGTCCTTCAGACCATCACTTACTCCAGGTGGAGTGAACAGAGGAGTGGAGAAAAGCAACAAGGAGACT CCGGTCAGACAATCCCCTCCAATTTCAGATCGTGCCCAGGCTCCCTCTCCCAG CACAAGCAGTTTGTCCTACCCCCTGTCCAGCACCCCAGTGACCAACAGTGCTGTTTCAGGAGGGGGCAAAATGAAGAGGGAAAGGGCCATTAGACCTTCATCCAAAagacctgacgatgag GTTGCCGAGGAACCAGATCTGCCTCCTGCCTCTCTTCCCAGCAATTTCACTTTGCCAACATTTAATTTCTCCTCTCCTCCCCCACCCTCTTCACTCACCCCAAGCACAACACCACTTATAATTGTCTCAGAGGAACTGGCAGCAAATAAG gAGTCAGCAGCACCATCCACACCACCATCGGTTCCCTTCACGTTCTCTTCGCCTATCGTCAAGGCAACAGCTGCTAGTCCTCCATCTTTCTCTCCATCA TCTGGATTCACCTTCAGTGCGCCTACTATGAAAACAGGCCCCTCTTACTCCAGTGGGAAAATTGTTCCAACAGTAGCACCAG TCAAATCAGTGGCCAGTGAAGAAAAGGAGTTTGAAGGACCCTTCAAACCAGCGAAAGTCTTAAAACAGGGCAGTGTATTGGACATACTTAAAGGACCTG gATTTGCGTCTCCTGCTCAGAACTCCATTGATAAGCCTTTACTGTCTGCATCAACATCCTCTGCTCCTCTTGGTTTTGGTGATAAGTTTAGGCCACCTGCAGGGTCATGGACCTGTGGCACTTGCCTATTGCAAAACAAGTCCTCAGACAAAAAGTGTGTGGCTTGTCTTGCTCCACAACCCAACACAGACTCTTCCTCTAAACCGGACAGTAAATCCACAGGAGCTCCTGCAAGCATCAGTTCCCTCTTTGCTCCTCCAGCTGGTAGCTGGGACTGTGACACATGTTTAGTAAGGAACAAATCAGATGTAGTTAAATGTGTAGCTTGTGACACGGCCAAACCTGGGACTGGAGTAAAATCCAGCCTGACTCTACCAGCTCTTTCTGAGTCCTCATCCACCCTCTCTTCCACCTCTTCTACAACCACCACAACTGGACTGTTAGGATTTGGGGACAAATTTAAAAAGCCAGAAGGGTCTTGGGATTGTGATGTGTGCATGGTTCAAAACAAGGCACAGGATGTGAAATGTGTAGCTTGTCAGAGCTCTAAACCAG GAGCTGTAGCCACGGCTGTCTTGACTCCAGCCTCTGCACCTGCAAGCACTGCAGGATTTGGGGACAAGTTCAAGAAACCTGAGGGGAGCTGGGAGTGTGAGGTGTGCTCTGTTCAGAATAAGGCAGAGGACCAGCAGTGTGTGGCCTGCACGTCAGCAAAACCGGGAGCTAAAATAGAGTCCAAAG GTTTCAGTTCATCATTTGGCGTTCAGTCCAACAGTACAGACTCAAGTTCATCCGGTTTTAAGTTTGGTACAGGCTCTACGGATTTGACCTCTGCTGGCCTGAAGTTTGGAGGCACTTTCTCAGATACTACTTCCACCACGGGAGGGTTTACATTTGGATTTGGGTCCTCCAACTCAACCTCCAAATCAGAGGGCTTCAAATTTGGAGGCTTCTCCTCGGATGCAGCTTCTAGTGGGGTAAAACTTGGTAGTTCCTCATCAGATTCCACAGCAACAAAAGAGAGCGTGTCAAAGCCCTTTACATTTGGTTCATCCATGGATGACTCGCTTGAAAAAAAGACTAAATCTCAGGATTCTAGTGCAGGATTTAAATTTGGTGGCAGTAATGGAATCAATTTCAGCTCTCAAGCTTCTGGCGCAGAAAACTCATTTTTATTTGGAGCTAAACCCAGTGAGAAAGGAAGCTCAAATTCATCTTTTAGTTTCTCTGTGCCGCAGTCCAAAGCTGAGAAAGATGATGCTCCTGCTCCCTCAGAAACTGTTTCAATCACCACCACAACAACGGCAGCAAACGTCATTCCTATTTTTGGCAAGTCTTTAGTAGCTGAATCTTCTGCAACAAAGTTTGGGGAAGAATCGACGAAAGAGCAAACGCTGGTGACGTCCACCTTTACCTTTGGaaaaacagaagagaaaaagGACACCTCTGCACCCTCCACTGGGTTCTTATTTGGTGCTTCCAAGAAAACTGACAAACCGGCAACAACCTTGGGCTTCTCTTTCGGTGAGCCGGACCCTACAAAGGATTTTCCCAAGCCTACGCTCACATTTGGGAAACCTGCTGAGTCAGCAGAACCTCCAAAACCATCGTTTAGTTTTGGACAAAGTATGACAG ACACATCTGCTCCAAAGCCCACTTTTGGCTTTATGGGCAACTCCTCAAGTACCCCAGCTTCCTCCAGCTCCACCCCCAGCCTTTTCAGCACTCCCATTACCTCTTCCCTGGCTCCCACACCTGCTCCCTCAAGTACCTTTGTATTTGGCCAGAATACCTCCTCTGAACAAACCATGGCAAAGACTTTTGTGTTTGGACAGCAGCCGCAGGATAGCCAGCCGGCACCTCCCGCTGCACCCCCTGCTGCACCTGCCCCAGCACAACCTTTTCAGTTTGGCTCGGGCACAAACTCCTCCTCCCCTGCTTTTACTTTTGGTGCTGCTGCGTCCTCCACCTCAGCCTCTAACG ctccagctccacctgccaACCCTTCTCCATTTGTCTTCAATTCTGCCACACCTTCATCTGGCTTTGGCTCTGGACAGACCCCCATCTTTGGACAAAGCGCATCTCAACCCAGTGTTCCTGCATTTGCGTCAGCAGCACCTTCATTCTCTGCAACTGCTTCCCCAGCTTCTACTTTCGGAGCTACACCCAGTTCTGCTCCTGTATTCGGTCAGCAAGCCAACCCTGCACCTACGTTTGGATCTACTGCTTCCTCCACAGGCCAAG GAGGTTTCCAGTTTGGAAGCACTGGTGGATTTGGAGCATCAGGGAGCAACAATAGTGTGTTTGCCTTTGGAGCCGGATCAGCAGCTCCAGCAACTCTTGCCGCCAGCCCTGCCATGCCTGCTTTAAATCCTCCCTCTGGTGGGGGCTTCAGCTTTGGTCAGGCCCCTGCTTTTAACATTGGGTAG